In Runella rosea, a genomic segment contains:
- the cas5 gene encoding CRISPR-associated protein Cas5 — translation MLHCVIEIRSVTASFRNPEFQNFHKSFRLPPPTTLIGLAGAALGLSPKSAQDFFEKDSFRAGVRGIASGMARDLWKYDTLPGRSVITREILMDTHYWIVFGCESQETIHQIKAAFDNPVFALTMGSSDSLAKIVKTELIESESESNELENALVEDDIIPLVLAQALKGGEFSFGVNDSDPIAYQLPTRFAYESDYGVRKIAARKLFSFIGPKVTFKDEVFRGVHFGDVFIPTFTL, via the coding sequence ATGCTTCATTGCGTAATCGAAATTCGGTCTGTAACAGCATCGTTTCGTAACCCTGAATTTCAAAATTTTCATAAATCATTTCGACTGCCTCCGCCAACTACCCTGATAGGTTTGGCGGGGGCTGCCCTCGGGTTAAGTCCTAAATCGGCTCAAGATTTTTTTGAAAAAGACTCTTTTCGAGCAGGAGTTAGAGGGATTGCAAGTGGTATGGCGCGTGATTTATGGAAATATGATACACTACCCGGACGAAGTGTAATTACTCGGGAGATTCTCATGGATACCCATTATTGGATTGTATTTGGATGCGAAAGTCAAGAAACAATTCATCAAATTAAGGCTGCTTTCGACAACCCTGTATTTGCCTTGACAATGGGTTCAAGTGATTCATTGGCAAAAATTGTAAAAACAGAACTGATTGAATCGGAATCAGAAAGCAATGAGTTGGAAAATGCCTTGGTAGAAGATGACATCATTCCGCTTGTTCTTGCACAGGCATTAAAGGGAGGAGAGTTTTCATTTGGAGTAAATGACTCAGATCCAATCGCCTATCAGTTACCGACAAGATTTGCTTACGAGTCTGATTACGGGGTTAGAAAGATTGCGGCTCGTAAACTTTTCTCATTTATCGGCCCCAAAGTAACATTTAAGGACGAAGTATTTAGAGGGGTTCATTTCGGAGATGTTTTCATTCCAACATTTACTTTATGA
- the cas7i gene encoding type I-B CRISPR-associated protein Cas7/Cst2/DevR codes for MKTNSLTITYLAKVSFASLNGGDKEVDNINTIKKVTLENGDQLPYMSAQAVRRALRDKLQELGWSVSPVGESSEDKGAAKTAGEGGKFIDDDLFGFMDAAKAGTFVRTSPVRVEALLALNKFQEDLDFGTNYMAKDSGGNPNIFETEIHSGIYRGTILIELDRVGEELKGAGKKEFSITNEDKATRVNALIDAFQMLWSSGRQSRFLADISPKFVAAALMKSKNPIFLETLKIKRDGQVDIEALKSVTNDYAPFIDQSVFATQEGVFTKNDDTVVSLGEGFATMKGWVNSYYGV; via the coding sequence ATGAAAACTAATAGCCTCACAATCACATATTTAGCCAAAGTATCATTCGCCAGTCTCAACGGTGGTGACAAAGAAGTTGATAACATTAACACCATTAAAAAAGTAACGCTCGAAAACGGCGATCAACTTCCTTACATGTCAGCGCAGGCAGTACGCCGCGCCCTTCGTGACAAATTACAGGAATTAGGATGGTCTGTTTCTCCTGTCGGCGAAAGCAGTGAAGATAAAGGAGCTGCAAAAACAGCGGGTGAAGGAGGGAAGTTTATTGACGATGATCTTTTTGGATTCATGGACGCTGCAAAAGCTGGTACGTTTGTGCGTACCTCCCCCGTCAGAGTTGAAGCGCTACTGGCATTAAATAAGTTTCAGGAAGACCTTGATTTTGGTACTAACTACATGGCCAAAGATTCAGGAGGGAATCCTAATATTTTTGAAACAGAAATCCACTCAGGCATTTACCGTGGCACAATACTAATTGAACTTGACCGCGTTGGAGAGGAACTAAAAGGAGCAGGCAAAAAAGAGTTCTCAATCACGAACGAAGACAAAGCCACAAGAGTGAATGCGTTGATTGACGCCTTTCAAATGTTATGGAGCTCAGGGCGGCAATCTCGTTTTTTAGCTGACATTTCGCCCAAGTTTGTAGCCGCCGCCCTAATGAAATCTAAGAACCCTATCTTTTTAGAAACTCTAAAAATCAAACGTGACGGTCAAGTAGATATAGAAGCCCTGAAAAGTGTGACAAACGATTACGCTCCGTTTATTGACCAATCGGTATTTGCCACTCAGGAAGGAGTCTTTACCAAAAATGATGATACCGTAGTAAGTTTAGGTGAAGGATTTGCGACTATGAAAGGGTGGGTTAATTCATACTACGGTGTTTAA